One genomic segment of Dioscorea cayenensis subsp. rotundata cultivar TDr96_F1 unplaced genomic scaffold, TDr96_F1_v2_PseudoChromosome.rev07_lg8_w22 25.fasta BLBR01001023.1, whole genome shotgun sequence includes these proteins:
- the LOC120255479 gene encoding uncharacterized protein LOC120255479, translated as MIVNIVGASCKRRDVLLQKHHDKIIEKLDRCEIYSGRGQHQETNLARPGDTRWGSHYTTLIHLFTMWESVLEVLEIQKDQNIVNTMELIVIVKELMQDLIENGWGAFLEEVRNFYVAMSVSVPNMEDSIPVQGPSRCGRQLVTYYHHYHAELFIAVIDLYTAIKLLRCIACVDPRNSFSKFDHGMLVRIAQIYSDDFSTSDHLILKEQLRIYMLDVRRNFDFSSYYDLASLSMKMVQTNKLLTFQLVHRLIELALILPVATTIVERAFSTMDIIKTDLRNKIGDE; from the exons ATGATTGTGAACATTGTCGGTGCTTCTTGCAAAAGGAGAGATGTGTTACTTCAAAAGCACCATGATAAGATTATCGAGAAATTGGACAGATGTGAGATCTACTCAGGAAGGGGCCAACATCAAGAGACTAATCTTGCAAGACCTGGTGATACTCGGTGGGGCTCACATTATACAACTTTAATCCACCTATTTACTATGTGGGAATCAGTATTAGAGGTATTAGAGATT CAGAAAGATCAAAACATTGTTAATACAATGGAGTTGATAGTAATTGTAAAAGAACTAATGCAAGACTTGATTGAAAATGGATGGGGTGCATTTTTAGAAGAAGTCAGGAACTTTTATGTTGCAATGTCAGTTTCAGTACCCAATATGGAAGATAGTATACCAGTTCAAGGTCCTTCGAGATGTGGAAGGCAATTGGTtacttattatcatcattatcatgcGGAGCTCTTTATTGCTGTGATTGATTTATATACTGCTATAAAGTTATTAAGATGCATTGCTTGTGTTGATCCAAGAAactctttttcaaaatttgatcaTGGTATGCTTGTTCGCATTGCTCAGATTTACTCTGATGATTTCTCCACATCCGATCATCTTATCTTGAAAGAGCAACTTCGCATATATATGCTTGATGTGAgaagaaattttgatttttcaagttATTATGATCTTGCAAGTCTTTCTATGAAAATGGTTCAAACTAATAAGCTTTTGACTTTTCAATTGGTTCATCGCCTTATTGAATTGGCATTGATCTTACCGGTGGCAACAACAATAGTTGAAAGAGCGTTTTCAACAATGGATATTATCAAAACAGATTTGCGAAACAAAATAGGTGATGAATAG